A DNA window from Nycticebus coucang isolate mNycCou1 chromosome 1, mNycCou1.pri, whole genome shotgun sequence contains the following coding sequences:
- the INTS12 gene encoding integrator complex subunit 12 isoform X1 → MVFAMAASVNLELDPIFLKALGFLHSKSKDSAEKLKALLDESLARGIDSSYRPSQKDVEPPKISSTKTVSIKQEPKTSSSLPPGNNNGKVLTTEKVKKEAEKRPADKMKSDIPEGVDIPKKPRLEKPETRSSPITVQTSKDLAMADLSSFEETSADDFAMEMGLACVVCRQMTVASGNQLVECQECHNLYHQDCHKPQVTDKEVNDPRLVWYCARCTRQMKRMAQKTQKPQQKPAPTVVSVAPAVKDPLVKKPETKLKQETTFLAFKRTEVKTSTVISGNSSSTSVSSSVTSGLTGWAAFAAKTSSAGPSTAKLNSTTQNSTGKPATSSASQKPVGLTGLATSSKGGIGSKIGSNNSSTPTVPLKPPPPLTLGKTGLSRSVSCDNVSKVGLPSPSSLVPGSSSQLSGNGNSGTSGPSGSTPSKTTSESSSSPSASLKGPTSQESQLNAMKRLQMVKKKAAQKKLKNVSKQ, encoded by the exons gTGTTTGCAATGGCTGCCTCCGTGAACCTGGAACTTGATCCCATTTTTTTGAAAGCACTGGGTTTCTTACATTCAAAGAGTAAAGATTCTGCTGAAAAGCTAAAAGCACTGCTTGATGAATCTTTGGCTCGGGGCATTGATTCAAGTTACCGGCCATCTCAAAAG gATGTGGAGCCACCCAAAATTTCAAGCACAAAAACTGTTTCCATTAAACAAGAGCCCAAAACATCATCCAGTCTTCCTCCTGGCAATAATAATGGCAAGGTCCTTACAACTGAAAAGGTAAAGAAGGAAGCTGAAAAGAGACCTGCTGATaaa ATGAAATCAGACATTCCTGAAGGAGTTGATATTCCTAAGAAACCTAGATTGGAGAAACCAGAGACACGATCCTCTCCCATTACCGTTCAAACTAGCAAAGATTTAGCTATGGCTGATCTTTCTAGTTTTGAAGAGACCAGTGCTGATGATTTTGCCATGGAGATGGGATTGGCCTGTGTTGTATGTAG GCAAATGACTGTGGCATCTGGTAATCAATTAGTCGAATGTCAGGAATGCCATAATCTCTACCACCAAGATTGCCATAAACCCCAGGTGACAGACAAGGAAGTGAATGACCCGCGTCTGGTGTGGTATTGTGCCCGATGTACCagacaaatgaaaagaatg GCTCAAAAAACTCAGAAACCACAACAGAAACCAGCCCCTACAGTTGTTTCTGTAGCTCCTGCTGTCAAAGATCCATTAGTTAAGAAACCAGAAACTAAACTCAAACAAGAGACAACTTTTCTAgcatttaaaagaacagaagtcAAG acttcCACAGTTATTTCAGGAAATTCTTCTAGTACCAGTGTTTCCTCTTCAGTAACCAGTGGCCTAACTGGATGGGCAGCTTTTGCAGCCAAAACTTCCTCTGCTGGTCCCTCAACAGCAAaattgaattcaacaacacaAAACAGTACTGGGAAACCTGCTACCTCATCAGCTAGCCAGAAGCCTGTGGGTTTAACTGGTCTAGCAACATCATCCAAAGGAGGAATAGGTTCTAAAATAGGGTCCAATAACAGCTCTACACCCACTGTGCCATTGAAACCACCTCCACCTCTAACCTTGGGCAAAACTGGTCTTAGTCGCTCAGTTAGTTGTGACAATGTCAGCAAAGTAGGTCTTCCGAGTCCGAGTAGTTTAGTTCCAGGTAGCAGCAGCCAACTAAGTGGGAATGGAAATAGCGGGACATCTGGGCCTAGTGGAAGTACTCCTAGCAAAACCACTTCAGAATCGAGCAGCTCTCCCTCAGCATCCCTTAAAGGTCCAACTTCACAAGAGTCACAGCTCAATGCTATGAAGCGATTACAGATGGTCAAGAAGAAAGCTGCacaaaagaaactgaagaa TGTGTCAAAACAATGA
- the INTS12 gene encoding integrator complex subunit 12 isoform X3 → MAASVNLELDPIFLKALGFLHSKSKDSAEKLKALLDESLARGIDSSYRPSQKDVEPPKISSTKTVSIKQEPKTSSSLPPGNNNGKVLTTEKVKKEAEKRPADKMKSDIPEGVDIPKKPRLEKPETRSSPITVQTSKDLAMADLSSFEETSADDFAMEMGLACVVCRQMTVASGNQLVECQECHNLYHQDCHKPQVTDKEVNDPRLVWYCARCTRQMKRMAQKTQKPQQKPAPTVVSVAPAVKDPLVKKPETKLKQETTFLAFKRTEVKTSTVISGNSSSTSVSSSVTSGLTGWAAFAAKTSSAGPSTAKLNSTTQNSTGKPATSSASQKPVGLTGLATSSKGGIGSKIGSNNSSTPTVPLKPPPPLTLGKTGLSRSVSCDNVSKVGLPSPSSLVPGSSSQLSGNGNSGTSGPSGSTPSKTTSESSSSPSASLKGPTSQESQLNAMKRLQMVKKKAAQKKLKNVSKQ, encoded by the exons ATGGCTGCCTCCGTGAACCTGGAACTTGATCCCATTTTTTTGAAAGCACTGGGTTTCTTACATTCAAAGAGTAAAGATTCTGCTGAAAAGCTAAAAGCACTGCTTGATGAATCTTTGGCTCGGGGCATTGATTCAAGTTACCGGCCATCTCAAAAG gATGTGGAGCCACCCAAAATTTCAAGCACAAAAACTGTTTCCATTAAACAAGAGCCCAAAACATCATCCAGTCTTCCTCCTGGCAATAATAATGGCAAGGTCCTTACAACTGAAAAGGTAAAGAAGGAAGCTGAAAAGAGACCTGCTGATaaa ATGAAATCAGACATTCCTGAAGGAGTTGATATTCCTAAGAAACCTAGATTGGAGAAACCAGAGACACGATCCTCTCCCATTACCGTTCAAACTAGCAAAGATTTAGCTATGGCTGATCTTTCTAGTTTTGAAGAGACCAGTGCTGATGATTTTGCCATGGAGATGGGATTGGCCTGTGTTGTATGTAG GCAAATGACTGTGGCATCTGGTAATCAATTAGTCGAATGTCAGGAATGCCATAATCTCTACCACCAAGATTGCCATAAACCCCAGGTGACAGACAAGGAAGTGAATGACCCGCGTCTGGTGTGGTATTGTGCCCGATGTACCagacaaatgaaaagaatg GCTCAAAAAACTCAGAAACCACAACAGAAACCAGCCCCTACAGTTGTTTCTGTAGCTCCTGCTGTCAAAGATCCATTAGTTAAGAAACCAGAAACTAAACTCAAACAAGAGACAACTTTTCTAgcatttaaaagaacagaagtcAAG acttcCACAGTTATTTCAGGAAATTCTTCTAGTACCAGTGTTTCCTCTTCAGTAACCAGTGGCCTAACTGGATGGGCAGCTTTTGCAGCCAAAACTTCCTCTGCTGGTCCCTCAACAGCAAaattgaattcaacaacacaAAACAGTACTGGGAAACCTGCTACCTCATCAGCTAGCCAGAAGCCTGTGGGTTTAACTGGTCTAGCAACATCATCCAAAGGAGGAATAGGTTCTAAAATAGGGTCCAATAACAGCTCTACACCCACTGTGCCATTGAAACCACCTCCACCTCTAACCTTGGGCAAAACTGGTCTTAGTCGCTCAGTTAGTTGTGACAATGTCAGCAAAGTAGGTCTTCCGAGTCCGAGTAGTTTAGTTCCAGGTAGCAGCAGCCAACTAAGTGGGAATGGAAATAGCGGGACATCTGGGCCTAGTGGAAGTACTCCTAGCAAAACCACTTCAGAATCGAGCAGCTCTCCCTCAGCATCCCTTAAAGGTCCAACTTCACAAGAGTCACAGCTCAATGCTATGAAGCGATTACAGATGGTCAAGAAGAAAGCTGCacaaaagaaactgaagaa TGTGTCAAAACAATGA
- the INTS12 gene encoding integrator complex subunit 12 isoform X2: MVFAMAASVNLELDPIFLKALGFLHSKSKDSAEKLKALLDESLARGIDSSYRPSQKDVEPPKISSTKTVSIKQEPKTSSSLPPGNNNGKVLTTEKVKKEAEKRPADKMKSDIPEGVDIPKKPRLEKPETRSSPITVQTSKDLAMADLSSFEETSADDFAMEMGLACVVCRQMTVASGNQLVECQECHNLYHQDCHKPQVTDKEVNDPRLVWYCARCTRQMKRMAQKTQKPQQKPAPTVVSVAPAVKDPLVKKPETKLKQETTFLAFKRTEVKTSTVISGNSSSTSVSSSVTSGLTGWAAFAAKTSSAGPSTAKLNSTTQNSTGKPATSSASQKPVGLTGLATSSKGGIGSKIGSNNSSTPTVPLKPPPPLTLGKTGLSRSVSCDNVSKVGLPSPSSLVPGSSSQLSGNGNSGTSGPSGSTPSKTTSESSSSPSASLKGPTSQESQLNAMKRLQMVKKKAAQKKLKK; the protein is encoded by the exons gTGTTTGCAATGGCTGCCTCCGTGAACCTGGAACTTGATCCCATTTTTTTGAAAGCACTGGGTTTCTTACATTCAAAGAGTAAAGATTCTGCTGAAAAGCTAAAAGCACTGCTTGATGAATCTTTGGCTCGGGGCATTGATTCAAGTTACCGGCCATCTCAAAAG gATGTGGAGCCACCCAAAATTTCAAGCACAAAAACTGTTTCCATTAAACAAGAGCCCAAAACATCATCCAGTCTTCCTCCTGGCAATAATAATGGCAAGGTCCTTACAACTGAAAAGGTAAAGAAGGAAGCTGAAAAGAGACCTGCTGATaaa ATGAAATCAGACATTCCTGAAGGAGTTGATATTCCTAAGAAACCTAGATTGGAGAAACCAGAGACACGATCCTCTCCCATTACCGTTCAAACTAGCAAAGATTTAGCTATGGCTGATCTTTCTAGTTTTGAAGAGACCAGTGCTGATGATTTTGCCATGGAGATGGGATTGGCCTGTGTTGTATGTAG GCAAATGACTGTGGCATCTGGTAATCAATTAGTCGAATGTCAGGAATGCCATAATCTCTACCACCAAGATTGCCATAAACCCCAGGTGACAGACAAGGAAGTGAATGACCCGCGTCTGGTGTGGTATTGTGCCCGATGTACCagacaaatgaaaagaatg GCTCAAAAAACTCAGAAACCACAACAGAAACCAGCCCCTACAGTTGTTTCTGTAGCTCCTGCTGTCAAAGATCCATTAGTTAAGAAACCAGAAACTAAACTCAAACAAGAGACAACTTTTCTAgcatttaaaagaacagaagtcAAG acttcCACAGTTATTTCAGGAAATTCTTCTAGTACCAGTGTTTCCTCTTCAGTAACCAGTGGCCTAACTGGATGGGCAGCTTTTGCAGCCAAAACTTCCTCTGCTGGTCCCTCAACAGCAAaattgaattcaacaacacaAAACAGTACTGGGAAACCTGCTACCTCATCAGCTAGCCAGAAGCCTGTGGGTTTAACTGGTCTAGCAACATCATCCAAAGGAGGAATAGGTTCTAAAATAGGGTCCAATAACAGCTCTACACCCACTGTGCCATTGAAACCACCTCCACCTCTAACCTTGGGCAAAACTGGTCTTAGTCGCTCAGTTAGTTGTGACAATGTCAGCAAAGTAGGTCTTCCGAGTCCGAGTAGTTTAGTTCCAGGTAGCAGCAGCCAACTAAGTGGGAATGGAAATAGCGGGACATCTGGGCCTAGTGGAAGTACTCCTAGCAAAACCACTTCAGAATCGAGCAGCTCTCCCTCAGCATCCCTTAAAGGTCCAACTTCACAAGAGTCACAGCTCAATGCTATGAAGCGATTACAGATGGTCAAGAAGAAAGCTGCacaaaagaaactgaagaagtaA